A single genomic interval of Amycolatopsis albispora harbors:
- a CDS encoding superoxide dismutase family protein, translated as MRRLVPALLALLSVPALTTPASAAEAEFEVVTARGEFGSSAPTYEPDLVPVGAKASVFSLSAPEFGTGVTLVVRGLLPNREYGAHAHTKPCGPDGAAAGPHYQKRVDPVSPSVDPAYANPSNEIWLDFTTDRFGTGFSTTRVPWQFDADRRAGSVVVHETHTHTHPGHAGTAGARLACLSVAF; from the coding sequence ATGCGACGTCTGGTCCCCGCCTTGCTTGCGTTGTTGTCCGTTCCCGCGCTGACCACCCCCGCCTCGGCAGCCGAAGCGGAGTTCGAAGTGGTCACCGCGCGTGGCGAGTTCGGTTCGTCCGCGCCCACCTATGAGCCGGACCTGGTGCCGGTGGGCGCGAAGGCGAGCGTGTTCTCGCTGTCCGCGCCGGAGTTCGGCACCGGGGTGACCCTGGTGGTGCGCGGCCTGCTGCCGAACCGCGAGTACGGCGCGCACGCGCACACCAAGCCCTGCGGCCCCGACGGCGCGGCGGCCGGGCCGCACTACCAGAAGCGGGTGGACCCGGTCTCGCCGTCGGTCGACCCGGCGTACGCGAACCCGTCGAACGAGATCTGGCTGGACTTCACCACGGACCGCTTCGGCACCGGCTTCAGCACCACGCGCGTGCCATGGCAGTTCGACGCCGACCGGCGCGCGGGTTCGGTCGTGGTGCACGAAACGCACACTCACACCCACCCCGGCCACGCCGGCACCGCGGGCGCCAGGCTCGCCTGCCTGAGCGTCGCCTTCTGA
- a CDS encoding DMT family transporter, translating to MTAERTPADRTWLVAIAAALWGTDGLLRLPLANALPPATVVFWEHLIVVLVLSPFVPRALRALRGCGPREWIAVLIIGGGSSALATALFTAAFRTGDPVTPLVLQKLQPVFVVLAAFFLLRERIRPGYALFAVPALLGAWLLAFKNPFDIEVDALRAALLAIGAAVLWAAGTVLGRLVSHSLPARDVTVLRFTVGLPVSAVIVAVQGVSFVPGWANAPGLLLLAFIPGLLALSLYYAGLRTTPASRATLAELAFPATAAIIGVAFLNTTLTATQWIGLLVVVAAVTSLGWHERVRAKPMVLETV from the coding sequence GTGACTGCGGAACGAACTCCGGCTGACCGGACCTGGCTGGTGGCCATCGCCGCCGCGCTCTGGGGCACCGACGGCCTGCTGCGCCTCCCACTGGCCAACGCCCTGCCACCGGCCACCGTGGTGTTCTGGGAACACCTCATCGTCGTGCTCGTGCTGTCCCCGTTCGTGCCGCGCGCGCTGCGGGCCCTGCGCGGCTGCGGCCCGCGTGAATGGATCGCGGTGCTGATCATCGGCGGCGGCTCGTCGGCGCTGGCTACCGCCCTGTTCACCGCGGCTTTCCGCACCGGGGACCCGGTCACGCCGCTGGTCCTGCAGAAGCTGCAGCCGGTTTTTGTCGTGCTGGCCGCCTTCTTCCTGCTGCGCGAACGCATCCGCCCCGGCTACGCGCTCTTCGCCGTGCCCGCGCTGCTCGGCGCCTGGCTGCTGGCGTTCAAGAACCCGTTCGACATCGAGGTCGACGCACTGCGCGCGGCCCTGCTCGCGATCGGCGCGGCGGTGCTGTGGGCGGCGGGCACCGTGCTCGGCAGGCTCGTCTCGCACAGCCTGCCCGCGCGGGACGTCACCGTGCTCCGGTTCACCGTCGGCCTGCCGGTTTCCGCGGTGATCGTGGCCGTGCAGGGCGTTTCCTTCGTACCTGGTTGGGCGAACGCGCCCGGCCTGCTGCTGCTCGCGTTCATCCCCGGCCTGCTCGCGCTGAGCCTGTATTACGCGGGCCTGCGCACCACCCCGGCTTCGCGCGCGACGCTGGCGGAACTCGCCTTCCCGGCGACGGCCGCGATCATCGGCGTCGCCTTCCTGAACACCACGCTGACCGCCACGCAGTGGATCGGCCTGCTGGTCGTGGTCGCCGCGGTGACCTCGCTCGGCTGGCACGAGCGGGTGCGCGCGAAGCCGATGGTGCTCGAGACGGTCTAA
- the dusB gene encoding tRNA dihydrouridine synthase DusB, giving the protein MKGVTATLSKPALRIGPYEVDPPVVLAPMAGITNVAFRRLCQEYGAGIYVCEMITARAVVERHPGTMHMMTFGEHEKPRSMQLYGVDPKTMREAVKIIVGEGLADHIDSNFGCPVAKVTRKGGGAALPFKRKLFAAIVRESAAAAAEAGVPFTVKFRVGIDDDHHTFLDAGRIAEAEGAAAVSLHARTAAQRYSGQADWTKIAALKEAVTTIPVLGNGDIFSAADALRMVGETGCDGVVVGRGCLGRPWLFGELEAAFQGREIPEGPNLGEVARVLRRHAELLVEHDGAAKAMRDLRKHMAWYLMGFPVGSELRRGFAMVSSMDELDDLIARLDHTAPFPADAEGPRGRQGSPGKVTLPHGWLDDPDDNCVPETEDMHSGG; this is encoded by the coding sequence ATGAAGGGCGTGACCGCCACCCTGAGCAAGCCCGCGTTGAGGATCGGACCCTACGAAGTCGATCCTCCCGTGGTGCTCGCGCCGATGGCCGGGATCACCAACGTCGCCTTCCGGAGGCTGTGCCAGGAGTACGGCGCCGGCATCTACGTCTGCGAGATGATCACCGCGCGCGCGGTGGTCGAGCGGCATCCCGGCACGATGCACATGATGACCTTCGGCGAGCACGAGAAGCCCAGGTCCATGCAGCTCTACGGGGTGGACCCGAAGACCATGCGCGAAGCCGTCAAGATCATCGTCGGCGAGGGGCTGGCCGACCACATCGACAGCAACTTCGGCTGCCCCGTCGCCAAGGTGACGCGCAAGGGCGGCGGCGCCGCGCTGCCGTTCAAGCGCAAGCTCTTCGCCGCCATCGTGCGTGAGTCCGCGGCGGCCGCCGCCGAGGCCGGGGTGCCGTTCACGGTCAAGTTCCGCGTCGGCATCGACGACGACCACCACACCTTCCTCGACGCCGGGCGCATCGCCGAGGCCGAGGGCGCCGCCGCGGTCAGCCTGCACGCGCGCACCGCCGCTCAGCGTTACTCCGGCCAGGCCGACTGGACGAAGATCGCCGCGCTCAAGGAAGCCGTCACCACCATCCCGGTGCTCGGCAACGGCGACATCTTCTCCGCCGCCGACGCCCTGCGCATGGTCGGCGAGACCGGGTGCGACGGCGTGGTCGTCGGCCGCGGCTGCCTCGGCAGGCCGTGGTTGTTCGGCGAACTCGAAGCCGCCTTCCAGGGTCGCGAGATCCCCGAGGGGCCGAACCTCGGCGAGGTCGCCCGCGTGCTGCGCCGCCACGCCGAGCTGCTCGTCGAGCACGACGGCGCCGCCAAGGCCATGCGCGACCTGCGCAAGCACATGGCCTGGTACCTGATGGGCTTCCCGGTCGGCTCCGAACTCCGCCGCGGCTTCGCGATGGTGTCGAGCATGGACGAGCTCGACGACCTGATCGCCCGCCTCGACCACACCGCGCCGTTCCCCGCCGACGCCGAGGGGCCACGCGGCCGCCAGGGCTCGCCGGGCAAGGTCACGCTGCCGCATGGCTGGCTCGACGACCCCGACGACAACTGCGTGCCCGAAACCGAGGACATGCACTCGGGCGGCTGA
- a CDS encoding NAD-dependent epimerase/dehydratase family protein, which translates to MGTTGGRPVLLTGATGFIGTAVIRELHRVGWFDWGPPLVVLTRSPPQWLAESGVEVVKGDLSEPDGLRGLVDGMSTVIHIAAQIGGDAGRCRRVNRDGTKFLLAEAEQAGIQRFLYMSTTAVYGHGPHRGISESLLAPEPVSATSLSRAQAEREVRRFGGTVLRPHLVYGHGDTWFVPALCRLVRAVPAWIDRGAALTSVIEVNDLAALVVRLMGLSWGKSRGAVFHANDPRPVRMREVIGTVCRELGVRPPSRNLGCEAHRERTRKVLPGLTDHQFELLAKDHWYESERLWRRTELDPGGGFAEKFARSADWYRAHVSPDATDPVDLGYSEK; encoded by the coding sequence ATGGGGACGACTGGGGGAAGACCGGTCCTGCTGACCGGGGCGACCGGGTTCATCGGCACCGCGGTGATCCGGGAACTGCACCGGGTGGGCTGGTTCGACTGGGGGCCGCCACTGGTGGTGCTCACCCGATCCCCGCCGCAGTGGCTGGCCGAGTCCGGGGTCGAGGTGGTCAAGGGTGATCTGTCCGAACCGGACGGGCTGCGCGGGCTCGTCGACGGGATGTCCACGGTCATCCACATCGCCGCGCAGATCGGCGGTGACGCCGGGCGGTGCCGCCGGGTGAACCGGGACGGCACGAAGTTCCTGCTGGCGGAGGCCGAACAGGCCGGGATCCAGCGATTCCTGTACATGAGCACGACGGCGGTCTACGGGCACGGGCCGCACCGCGGGATCAGCGAGTCGCTGCTGGCGCCGGAACCGGTGTCGGCGACCAGCCTGAGCCGCGCGCAGGCGGAGCGGGAGGTGCGGCGGTTCGGCGGGACCGTGCTCCGGCCGCACCTGGTCTACGGGCACGGCGACACCTGGTTCGTGCCCGCGCTGTGCCGGCTGGTGCGCGCGGTCCCGGCGTGGATCGACCGGGGTGCCGCGCTCACGTCGGTGATCGAGGTGAACGACCTCGCCGCGCTGGTGGTGCGGTTGATGGGGTTGTCGTGGGGGAAGAGCCGGGGCGCGGTGTTCCACGCCAACGACCCGCGGCCGGTGCGGATGCGGGAGGTGATCGGCACGGTGTGCCGGGAGCTGGGGGTGCGCCCGCCGTCGCGGAACCTGGGGTGCGAGGCGCACCGGGAGCGCACTCGGAAGGTGCTGCCCGGGTTGACGGACCACCAGTTCGAGCTGCTGGCCAAGGACCACTGGTACGAAAGCGAACGGCTGTGGCGGCGCACGGAACTGGACCCGGGCGGCGGCTTCGCGGAGAAGTTCGCGCGCTCCGCCGACTGGTACCGCGCGCACGTTTCGCCGGACGCCACGGATCCGGTGGACCTGGGGTATTCGGAGAAGTGA
- a CDS encoding ScbR family autoregulator-binding transcription factor — protein MPKQERAELTRTAILDAAAMVFDERGFQGGTLTDIIAGAGVTKGALYFHFSSKEEIAKAIISEQFTIWTPPEDPDLVTLQTAIDLSHGMAISLRNNPRVRAGIRLVIEQGTFSTPTPDAYQNWIGLVQTCLESAARQGDLRPELDPVDVATFVIASFTGVQISSEVLTQREDITERVTMMWRITLPGIVPPRRLHKFRPEGSQVAEANGVSRS, from the coding sequence GTGCCCAAGCAGGAACGGGCCGAGCTCACCCGAACGGCCATCCTGGACGCGGCGGCCATGGTGTTCGACGAGCGCGGCTTCCAGGGCGGCACGCTGACCGACATCATCGCGGGCGCGGGCGTCACCAAGGGAGCGCTGTACTTCCACTTCTCCTCGAAGGAGGAGATCGCCAAGGCGATCATCTCCGAGCAGTTCACCATCTGGACCCCGCCGGAGGACCCGGACCTGGTGACCCTGCAGACCGCGATCGACCTGTCGCACGGCATGGCGATCAGCCTGCGGAACAACCCGCGCGTGCGGGCGGGCATCCGGCTGGTGATCGAGCAGGGCACGTTCTCCACGCCGACCCCGGACGCGTACCAGAACTGGATCGGGCTGGTGCAGACCTGCCTGGAAAGCGCCGCGCGCCAAGGAGATCTGCGCCCGGAGCTGGACCCGGTGGACGTCGCCACGTTCGTCATCGCGTCGTTCACCGGGGTGCAGATCAGTTCGGAGGTGCTCACGCAGCGCGAGGACATCACCGAGCGGGTCACCATGATGTGGCGGATCACCCTGCCGGGCATCGTGCCGCCGCGGCGGTTGCACAAGTTCCGCCCGGAGGGCAGCCAGGTCGCCGAAGCGAACGGGGTCAGCCGAAGCTGA
- a CDS encoding AfsR/SARP family transcriptional regulator has protein sequence MDIRVLGPLEVQFCGRTVAPTAAKERKLLAMLTVHAGELVPDTALFEELWGGKVPRSARTTLQTYVLHLRSMIGAAGAGAEDGRARDPKAILAREVGGYVLRDEGFTIDVKEFDRLAESGHRAREAGDFAGASEKFGRALALWRGRALADVMPGGLLEVEVHRLEEARLCVLDRRIDADLRLGRHHELLGELTALVARNPTHEGLHGHLMLALQRAGRRGDAIEVYLRLRTRLVEGLGLEPSLSLRRLHRCILTSDQEPTRPGDPLFPALTA, from the coding sequence ATGGACATCCGGGTGCTGGGGCCGCTTGAAGTCCAGTTTTGCGGCAGAACGGTGGCGCCGACGGCGGCGAAGGAGCGCAAGCTGCTCGCCATGCTGACGGTGCACGCCGGGGAACTGGTTCCCGACACGGCCTTGTTCGAGGAGTTGTGGGGTGGGAAGGTGCCGCGGAGCGCACGCACCACCCTGCAGACCTACGTGCTGCACCTGAGGTCCATGATCGGTGCGGCGGGGGCGGGCGCCGAAGACGGTCGCGCCCGGGATCCGAAAGCGATCCTGGCGCGAGAAGTAGGGGGCTATGTTCTTCGTGATGAGGGGTTCACGATCGACGTCAAGGAGTTCGACCGGCTGGCCGAGTCCGGTCACCGCGCGCGCGAGGCCGGTGACTTCGCCGGGGCGTCGGAGAAGTTCGGGCGCGCGCTGGCGCTCTGGCGCGGTCGCGCGCTGGCCGACGTGATGCCGGGCGGGTTGCTCGAGGTCGAGGTGCACCGCCTGGAGGAGGCCAGGTTGTGCGTGCTCGACCGCCGCATCGACGCCGATCTCCGGCTCGGCAGGCACCACGAGCTGCTCGGTGAACTCACCGCGCTGGTCGCCCGCAACCCGACGCACGAGGGCCTGCACGGGCACCTCATGCTCGCGTTGCAGCGGGCCGGCCGCCGGGGTGACGCCATCGAGGTCTATCTGCGGCTGCGCACCCGCCTGGTCGAAGGCCTGGGACTCGAGCCGTCCTTGAGCCTGCGCCGACTGCACCGGTGCATCCTCACCTCCGATCAGGAGCCGACCCGGCCCGGGGACCCCCTGTTCCCCGCGCTCACCGCGTGA
- a CDS encoding ScbA/BarX family gamma-butyrolactone biosynthesis protein, whose amino-acid sequence MTAMMTRPGGDVVTAAPEFGNAVVSQRSDVLFDQTIPRALVHRAAVSEVFLTDLCTLGDTEFQVGAQWPRGHSFFSLLRPDHHDPMLMAETIRQAGLLIAHSEFGVALDWKFIVHRQSFSLGSDGLRLGARPAHIVLAVTSHDHKRRGKRIAGGRLEVGCYRDGERIGSGGAVWSAVSPSAYRRLRGERADVVTEVEPLAGVSPASVGRDRVRDVALAPGTRDREWVLRVDQSHPVMFDHPVDHVPGMVTMEAARQAAKLAIGRPHALPVGADFHFEHYLETDLPTLVSATESATQRSGVTSVEVVFGQAGRTAAFGTVDLLVHG is encoded by the coding sequence ATGACAGCGATGATGACCCGGCCGGGTGGGGATGTGGTCACGGCGGCGCCGGAGTTCGGTAACGCGGTGGTCTCGCAGCGGTCCGACGTCCTCTTCGATCAGACGATTCCGCGGGCGCTGGTGCACCGCGCGGCGGTTTCCGAGGTGTTCCTGACCGACCTGTGCACGCTCGGCGACACCGAGTTCCAGGTGGGCGCCCAGTGGCCGCGTGGCCACAGCTTCTTCAGCCTGCTGAGACCGGACCACCACGACCCGATGCTGATGGCGGAGACCATCCGCCAGGCCGGGCTGCTGATCGCGCACTCCGAGTTCGGGGTGGCGCTGGACTGGAAGTTCATCGTCCACCGGCAGAGCTTCTCGCTCGGCTCGGACGGCCTCCGGCTGGGCGCGCGCCCCGCCCACATCGTGCTCGCGGTGACCAGCCACGACCACAAGCGGCGCGGGAAGCGCATCGCCGGCGGGCGCCTGGAAGTCGGCTGCTACCGCGACGGTGAGCGCATCGGCTCGGGCGGCGCGGTGTGGAGCGCGGTCTCGCCCTCGGCGTACCGGCGGCTGCGCGGGGAGCGCGCCGACGTGGTGACCGAAGTGGAGCCGCTTGCCGGGGTTTCGCCCGCGTCCGTCGGCCGCGACCGCGTGCGTGACGTCGCGCTCGCCCCCGGCACCCGCGACCGCGAATGGGTGCTGCGGGTCGACCAGTCCCACCCGGTGATGTTCGACCACCCGGTGGACCACGTGCCCGGCATGGTCACCATGGAAGCCGCGCGCCAGGCGGCGAAGCTGGCCATCGGCAGGCCGCACGCGCTGCCCGTCGGCGCCGACTTCCACTTCGAGCACTACCTGGAGACCGATCTGCCGACGCTGGTCAGCGCCACCGAAAGCGCCACGCAGCGGTCCGGCGTCACCTCGGTCGAGGTGGTCTTCGGCCAGGCCGGGCGCACCGCCGCGTTCGGCACCGTCGACCTGCTGGTGCACGGCTGA
- a CDS encoding ScbR family autoregulator-binding transcription factor yields MAKQHRSEQTRNEIVRCAARLFDRDGFPTASMSEISQAAGVTKGAVYFHFASKDELVGAVQELGCVMLESHAAKLASNENSPLQTVIDLTHTLAAWLDASPVIRACMRTARECADRGAPFSDFYQALLKTISDALARADAAGELKPGVAQDAVLTQVVAASTGLEVLWWAGTLPRPRTVAVSKAWEVLLPGIAVPARTAGLDRTGSSAAAARPPVSFG; encoded by the coding sequence GTGGCCAAGCAGCATCGGTCAGAGCAGACCAGGAACGAGATCGTGAGGTGTGCCGCCAGGCTGTTCGACCGTGACGGCTTCCCGACCGCCAGCATGTCCGAGATCAGCCAGGCGGCCGGGGTGACCAAGGGGGCCGTCTACTTCCACTTCGCCTCGAAGGACGAGCTCGTCGGCGCGGTGCAGGAACTCGGCTGCGTGATGCTCGAGTCGCACGCGGCCAAGCTCGCCTCCAACGAGAACTCCCCGCTGCAGACCGTGATCGACCTGACCCACACGCTCGCCGCCTGGCTCGACGCCAGCCCGGTGATCCGCGCCTGCATGCGCACCGCGCGCGAGTGCGCCGATCGCGGCGCCCCGTTCAGCGACTTCTACCAGGCGTTGCTCAAGACCATCAGTGACGCGCTCGCCCGCGCCGACGCGGCGGGCGAGCTGAAGCCGGGCGTCGCCCAGGACGCCGTGCTGACCCAGGTGGTCGCGGCCAGCACCGGGCTCGAGGTGCTGTGGTGGGCGGGCACGCTGCCCCGGCCGCGCACGGTCGCGGTCAGCAAGGCGTGGGAGGTGCTGCTGCCCGGCATCGCCGTGCCCGCGCGCACCGCCGGCCTCGACCGCACCGGCAGTTCCGCCGCCGCCGCGCGGCCCCCGGTCAGCTTCGGCTGA
- a CDS encoding helix-turn-helix transcriptional regulator — protein sequence MLIARDEQVAALKARLAGAESGLGTTTVLTGGVACGKTTLLTRFAELAEDSGALVLRAGCARAEQGLPFGALGQLLPPPALADERIAKALDHDPDRTVADNELLRVSRAVGAALFALSAERPLAILLDDAQYCDAPSMSCLLYLVRRLPGQRVTVVLTEGAGPLALDPGVRAELSRQPHFHALPVEPLTAGNDLPLTGGNPQLMNGLAEGRFTEALLGCLHRAAPSTVEVLGAIGVLGSADDVAELLGREIDADLLALRASGLINAGDQAHPDVAAAALGTFTPAAAAELHERAAVLTHTAGAAPEVVAGHLLRAPHLRPDWAAPVLTDAADTALRDQRPADAVRYLELARASTTDPALRLDLSALLARVTWRLDPGQSSRHLEPLMTAARDGRLAGRDTTALAGYLLWQGKHDEALATIRGLAGDAQQLAEAELWLSTTYPGLKRRIRFDQLLPGGQPVTAPRPTVLGAEHLLQRSQFGERDQISPQEEFGALLTLIYAGRLDAAAHWGRLHHLRLRTTSRTGQALLASVRAEIAVRQGELTIAHREASEALRVLSERGWGVGIGFPLANLLLALIGLGRLEEAAEIAERPVPQAMFDTRFGLHYAYARGCYSQAIGRHQAALADFLFCGELMQQWGMDQPSVVPWRTGAAQAWLALGNRGQARKLVDAQLALAGTEQPRVRGISLRVLAAASEPAQRPQLVAEAVKLLEACGDRLERAKALQLLTGDRHDRHDRRRPVPRAKPQPARPAGEVVRGLDKLSESESRVAALAVCGCSNREIAGKLYITVSTVEQHLTRTYRKLGIKRRCDLPIELRALATGTTGTTGTTRSA from the coding sequence ATGCTGATCGCACGGGATGAGCAGGTCGCGGCGCTCAAGGCGCGGCTGGCCGGCGCGGAGTCGGGCCTCGGGACCACCACGGTGCTGACCGGGGGCGTCGCGTGCGGGAAGACCACGCTGCTGACCCGGTTCGCCGAACTCGCCGAGGACTCCGGCGCGCTGGTGCTGCGGGCCGGCTGCGCCCGCGCCGAGCAGGGCCTGCCCTTCGGCGCGCTGGGCCAGCTGCTGCCGCCGCCCGCACTCGCCGACGAACGGATCGCGAAGGCGCTCGACCACGACCCGGACCGGACGGTGGCGGACAACGAACTGCTGCGCGTCTCGCGTGCGGTCGGTGCCGCGTTGTTCGCGTTGTCCGCCGAACGGCCGCTGGCCATCCTGCTCGACGACGCCCAGTACTGCGACGCGCCTTCGATGAGCTGCCTGCTGTACCTGGTGCGGCGGCTCCCCGGGCAGCGCGTGACCGTGGTGCTCACCGAAGGCGCCGGGCCGCTGGCCCTCGATCCGGGGGTGCGCGCGGAACTCTCGCGCCAGCCGCACTTCCACGCGCTGCCGGTCGAACCACTGACCGCCGGGAACGACCTGCCGCTGACCGGCGGCAACCCGCAGCTGATGAACGGGCTGGCCGAGGGTCGCTTCACCGAGGCACTGCTCGGCTGCCTGCACCGGGCGGCGCCGTCCACGGTCGAGGTGCTCGGCGCCATCGGCGTGCTGGGTTCGGCCGACGACGTGGCCGAGCTGCTCGGCCGTGAGATCGACGCCGACCTGCTGGCGCTGCGGGCGAGCGGGCTGATCAACGCGGGCGACCAGGCACACCCGGACGTCGCGGCGGCGGCGCTCGGCACCTTCACCCCGGCGGCCGCGGCCGAGCTGCACGAGCGCGCGGCCGTGCTGACCCACACCGCGGGCGCCGCCCCCGAGGTGGTGGCCGGGCACCTGCTGCGGGCCCCGCACCTGCGCCCGGACTGGGCCGCGCCCGTGCTCACCGACGCGGCCGACACCGCGCTGCGCGACCAGCGGCCCGCGGATGCCGTCCGCTACCTGGAACTGGCCCGCGCGAGCACCACCGATCCCGCGCTCCGGCTCGACCTGTCCGCGTTGCTGGCCAGGGTGACCTGGCGGCTCGACCCCGGGCAGTCCTCGCGGCACCTCGAACCGCTGATGACCGCCGCCCGCGACGGCAGGCTGGCCGGTCGTGACACCACCGCGCTGGCGGGATACCTGCTCTGGCAAGGCAAGCACGACGAGGCACTGGCCACCATCCGCGGCCTGGCCGGGGACGCGCAGCAGCTCGCGGAGGCCGAACTCTGGCTCAGCACCACCTATCCGGGGCTCAAGCGGCGGATCCGGTTCGACCAGCTGCTGCCCGGCGGCCAGCCGGTGACCGCGCCGAGGCCGACCGTGCTCGGTGCCGAGCACCTGCTGCAGCGGTCGCAGTTCGGGGAACGCGACCAGATCTCACCCCAGGAGGAGTTCGGCGCGTTGCTCACGCTGATCTACGCCGGACGGCTCGACGCCGCCGCGCACTGGGGCAGGCTGCACCACCTCCGGCTGCGCACCACCAGCCGCACCGGGCAGGCGCTGCTGGCCTCGGTCCGCGCGGAAATCGCGGTGCGCCAAGGGGAACTGACCATCGCGCACCGGGAGGCGAGCGAGGCGCTGCGGGTGCTGTCCGAACGCGGCTGGGGGGTCGGCATCGGCTTCCCGCTGGCGAACCTGCTGCTCGCGCTGATCGGCCTCGGCAGGCTGGAGGAGGCCGCCGAGATCGCCGAACGGCCGGTGCCGCAGGCCATGTTCGACACCCGGTTCGGCCTGCACTACGCGTACGCGCGCGGTTGCTACAGCCAGGCCATCGGCAGGCACCAGGCGGCGCTCGCCGACTTCCTGTTCTGCGGTGAGCTGATGCAGCAGTGGGGCATGGACCAGCCGTCGGTGGTGCCGTGGCGGACCGGCGCCGCGCAGGCCTGGCTGGCGCTGGGCAACCGCGGCCAGGCACGCAAGCTGGTCGACGCGCAGCTCGCGCTCGCGGGCACCGAGCAACCGCGGGTGCGGGGGATCTCGTTGCGGGTACTGGCCGCGGCGAGCGAACCGGCGCAGCGCCCGCAGCTGGTCGCCGAAGCGGTGAAGCTGCTGGAGGCCTGCGGTGACCGGCTCGAACGGGCCAAGGCACTGCAGTTGCTGACCGGCGACCGGCACGACCGGCACGACCGGCGCCGTCCGGTGCCGCGGGCCAAGCCGCAGCCCGCCCGGCCGGCCGGGGAGGTGGTGCGCGGGCTGGACAAGCTCAGCGAGTCCGAAAGCCGAGTCGCCGCGCTCGCGGTGTGCGGCTGCTCGAACCGGGAGATCGCGGGCAAGCTCTACATCACGGTGTCCACTGTGGAGCAGCACCTGACCAGGACCTACCGCAAGCTGGGCATCAAGCGGCGCTGTGATCTGCCGATCGAGCTGCGGGCGTTGGCGACCGGGACGACTGGGACGACTGGGACGACACGGAGTGCGTGA